Proteins found in one Lentisphaerota bacterium genomic segment:
- a CDS encoding NDP-sugar synthase, which translates to MKAVFHTGLAVDWGDALDGRPWCLASVGGKPLVEHWLEWAVHLGIEDIRLVLGDGADEIEGFCGDGSRWGLHIAYGFLRQTSDPEVYLRRSPRQWEEGLLYIAGPVFPRRLRAQAADGDPIPIPLPSAPGAGAAWLLRKAEGRIACFLSRDADAVSALANGVCNTASEPWTAFDLEPVLLDDIRAYYEMNMRLVRGEIARYVRPGFGGGEGACIGSNVIIPLSAELRPPLIIGDNCRIHPMAVIGPDVVIGNGVIVDRQTELTGSVVLDDTYLGRNLEIRNRVVAGARLIDPSDGTPVDIADPWLLAPLEAPARASDLLRAVGGWVAAVVLTLVQALPFCLFYLALRAFGKGRFQFSPRLAVRARVRSLPYWLPPVDSSRLNRAFAGLSLDLFPLIALAAMGRLWLCGHAPLHPERDANLRRRLRRYYPAAFGYHTARTAGNDAFSSAVTADAFYYERYRSAIEDLRILCRTLFGRLLACMTTSSGGAL; encoded by the coding sequence ATGAAGGCGGTTTTTCATACCGGTCTGGCGGTGGATTGGGGCGATGCCCTTGACGGACGGCCCTGGTGCCTGGCATCTGTGGGTGGAAAACCGCTCGTGGAGCACTGGCTTGAATGGGCGGTTCATCTGGGGATCGAGGATATTCGCCTGGTGCTGGGCGACGGGGCCGACGAGATCGAGGGGTTCTGCGGCGACGGCAGCCGCTGGGGTTTGCATATCGCCTACGGGTTTCTCAGACAAACCTCCGATCCCGAAGTCTACCTGCGCCGTTCCCCCCGGCAATGGGAGGAAGGGCTACTGTACATCGCCGGCCCGGTTTTCCCGCGCCGTCTGCGAGCGCAGGCTGCCGATGGCGATCCCATTCCCATCCCCCTCCCGTCCGCGCCCGGCGCGGGTGCGGCCTGGCTGCTGCGCAAGGCGGAAGGCCGGATCGCCTGCTTCCTGAGCCGCGATGCGGACGCGGTCAGCGCCCTTGCCAACGGCGTGTGTAACACGGCATCGGAACCATGGACGGCGTTCGACCTCGAACCGGTGCTGCTTGACGACATCCGCGCGTACTACGAGATGAACATGCGCCTGGTCAGGGGCGAGATCGCCCGCTACGTGCGTCCGGGCTTCGGCGGCGGGGAAGGCGCCTGTATCGGCAGCAATGTGATCATTCCTCTCTCCGCGGAACTGCGCCCGCCGTTGATCATCGGGGACAACTGCCGGATCCATCCCATGGCCGTGATTGGGCCCGACGTGGTGATCGGCAATGGCGTGATCGTCGATCGGCAAACCGAGTTGACCGGGAGCGTCGTGCTGGATGACACCTACCTCGGGCGAAACCTGGAGATCAGAAACCGGGTGGTCGCCGGCGCGCGACTGATTGACCCGTCCGACGGCACGCCGGTGGATATCGCCGATCCGTGGTTGCTCGCGCCCCTGGAAGCGCCCGCACGCGCCTCCGACCTTCTGCGTGCGGTCGGAGGCTGGGTTGCCGCAGTCGTGCTGACGCTGGTTCAAGCCCTTCCCTTCTGCCTGTTCTACCTGGCGCTGAGAGCGTTTGGCAAAGGGCGTTTCCAGTTCAGCCCAAGGCTCGCGGTCCGCGCCCGGGTGCGGAGTTTGCCGTACTGGCTTCCCCCGGTGGATTCCTCTAGGCTGAACCGTGCTTTCGCGGGCCTGTCGCTGGACTTGTTTCCCCTGATCGCGCTTGCCGCGATGGGCCGGCTCTGGCTCTGCGGCCACGCGCCGCTGCATCCCGAACGGGACGCCAATCTGCGGAGGCGATTGCGCCGCTATTATCCGGCGGCCTTCGGCTATCATACGGCACGCACCGCCGGAAACGATGCCTTTTCATCGGCGGTGACTGCCGATGCGTTCTACTATGAACGCTATCGAAGCGCGATCGAGGACCTGCGGATTCTCTGCCGAACCCTCTTCGGCAGGTTGCTGGCGTGCATGACCACCTCGTCCGGCGGGGCCCTATGA
- a CDS encoding uridine kinase, producing MPIMATPIIVGIAGGSGSGKTTLAEGLRDLTADFGSVAITQDDYYLGVPDGADASGYNFDEPVALDLDRLASDLAALKAGRAVRRPVYDFVRHRRSDRAQVTSPSPLIIVEGLFLFVLPALRDLFDLRFFVDVPAHERLRRRVQRDRTSRGRSEEDVRNQWTRQVEPMYVKHTLPTRACADFVLDMPHPDDLAYSEQVVALWGMIEVRMQADRHGTKSFKCLSPKRSTPSADLT from the coding sequence ATTGCGGGCGGTTCCGGTTCGGGGAAGACAACCCTTGCCGAGGGACTCCGCGACCTGACGGCGGATTTCGGCAGTGTCGCTATCACCCAGGACGACTATTATCTGGGCGTGCCGGACGGAGCGGATGCGTCCGGCTACAATTTCGATGAGCCTGTGGCGCTGGATCTGGACCGGCTCGCGTCCGACCTGGCGGCGTTGAAGGCGGGGCGCGCCGTCCGCCGTCCGGTCTACGATTTCGTCCGGCACCGCCGGTCCGACCGTGCGCAGGTAACCTCCCCGTCGCCCCTGATCATCGTCGAAGGGCTCTTCCTTTTCGTGCTCCCGGCGCTGCGCGACCTTTTCGATCTGCGTTTCTTCGTGGATGTCCCTGCGCATGAGCGGCTGCGCAGGCGGGTCCAACGCGACCGGACGAGTCGCGGCCGGAGTGAAGAGGATGTCCGGAACCAATGGACTCGCCAGGTGGAGCCGATGTACGTGAAACACACGCTCCCGACGCGCGCGTGCGCAGATTTCGTCCTGGACATGCCCCATCCCGATGACCTGGCCTACAGCGAACAGGTCGTCGCCTTGTGGGGCATGATCGAAGTCAGGATGCAAGCGGATCGTCACGGCACGAAATCCTTCAAGTGTTTGTCTCCGAAAAGGTCGACTCCCAGCGCCGACTTGACGTAA
- a CDS encoding sugar transferase: protein MELFKTLDLPVSRADIRRLRRRQAVKLAIWEIGLRSLFAFKRVLDVIGATVGLILLAPVFLAVSLAIVIEDGWPVFFAQTRVGQNGRQFKFYKFRSMVRNAEKLKDTLVQQNESGDGVIFKMKRDPRITRVGRFIRRFSIDEMPQFLNVLFGDLALVGPRPPVPREVAEYTLEDRKRLHAKPGLTCLWQIQGRSEIPFKEQVRLDLQYIQSQSLWKDIVIMLKTVPAVLFGRGAY from the coding sequence ATGGAGCTGTTCAAAACGCTGGACCTGCCGGTGTCGCGGGCGGATATCCGTCGGCTGCGCCGTCGGCAGGCCGTGAAACTCGCCATCTGGGAGATCGGCCTGCGCAGTCTATTCGCATTCAAACGAGTTCTCGACGTGATCGGGGCGACTGTCGGGCTGATCCTGCTGGCGCCGGTCTTTTTGGCCGTCTCGCTGGCCATCGTCATCGAGGACGGCTGGCCCGTCTTTTTTGCCCAGACGCGCGTCGGCCAGAACGGCCGGCAGTTCAAGTTCTACAAGTTCCGCTCCATGGTGCGCAACGCCGAGAAGTTGAAAGACACGCTCGTGCAGCAGAACGAGTCTGGCGACGGCGTGATCTTCAAGATGAAGCGCGATCCGCGCATCACGCGGGTGGGCCGTTTCATCCGCCGTTTCAGCATTGACGAGATGCCTCAGTTCTTGAATGTTCTTTTCGGCGATCTGGCGCTTGTCGGTCCGCGCCCGCCCGTGCCGCGCGAGGTGGCCGAGTACACGCTGGAAGACCGCAAGCGCCTGCACGCCAAGCCGGGCCTGACCTGTCTGTGGCAGATCCAAGGACGATCGGAGATCCCCTTCAAGGAACAGGTCCGTCTGGACTTGCAGTACATCCAAAGCCAGAGTCTGTGGAAAGACATCGTGATTATGTTGAAAACCGTGCCCGCGGTTCTGTTCGGCCGCGGCGCCTATTAG
- a CDS encoding glycogen/starch/alpha-glucan phosphorylase produces PDAGLGNGGLGRLAACYLDSLAALGYAAYGHGLRYEHGMFRQEFDDGWQAEQPDDWLRLGTPWEIVRPEDAVSVLAYGRTVPVVGAGKSAQSVWMDWQMIEGVPFDVPVMGWDGGRINALRLWSSRAAQGFRLDVFNQGDYVRAVEEKNWAETLTKVLYPSDGTGAGRELRLLQEYFLVACAMRDLTRAFRRSRRDWRRLPDAAAAQMNDTHPALAVAELMRILVDEEELPWETAWDVATRTLAYTNHTLMPEALERWPVPLFERVLPRHLEIVYEINARFLRHVAELHPGDTDRLRRMSLIEEGDVKHVRMAHLAVVGSHAVNGVARLHSDLVRTRLLSDFAQLWPDRFTNVTNGVTHRRWLRQCNPELAACLSARIGDRWLRDAAELRRIEAHADDPGFLDELRGIKRRNKERLAARIRDALGVTADPDSLFDVQVKRLHEYKRQLLNVLHILSLYLRLRDGVEADPVPRTFVFGAKAAPSYSTAKHIIKLINNVGRMLEADRRVRDRLRVVFLPDYNVSLAECIIPAADLSEQISTAGTEASGTGNMKLALNGALTIGTWDGANIEIAEAVGLDNFFVFGHRVEDLDALRATYDPSAWMAGDPELAAVLDLLRGDTLSPGRAGLFEGLRDALTGRDFFFHLADFRSYVETQRRVSDLYRSPAAWSRCAALNIARMGRFSSDRAVEEYARSIWNLRPKRIAKREVGS; encoded by the coding sequence GCCCGATGCCGGGTTGGGTAACGGAGGCTTGGGTCGGCTGGCGGCCTGCTATCTCGATTCCCTGGCTGCGTTGGGCTACGCCGCGTATGGGCACGGCCTGCGTTACGAGCATGGCATGTTCCGGCAGGAGTTCGACGACGGCTGGCAGGCGGAACAGCCGGACGATTGGCTGAGGCTTGGAACGCCCTGGGAGATCGTGCGTCCCGAGGACGCCGTCAGCGTACTGGCCTACGGGCGCACCGTGCCGGTCGTCGGCGCGGGGAAGTCCGCCCAATCCGTCTGGATGGACTGGCAGATGATCGAGGGCGTTCCGTTCGACGTGCCCGTCATGGGCTGGGACGGCGGCCGGATCAACGCGCTGCGCCTCTGGAGTTCGCGGGCCGCGCAGGGCTTCCGCCTGGACGTCTTCAATCAGGGCGACTACGTTCGCGCCGTGGAGGAGAAGAACTGGGCCGAGACCCTCACGAAGGTGCTGTACCCCTCCGACGGCACCGGCGCGGGCCGGGAACTGCGCCTGCTCCAGGAGTACTTCCTGGTGGCCTGCGCGATGCGTGACCTCACGCGCGCGTTTCGCCGGAGCCGCCGCGATTGGCGTCGCCTGCCCGACGCCGCCGCGGCGCAGATGAACGACACGCACCCCGCGCTGGCCGTGGCGGAATTGATGCGCATCCTGGTGGACGAGGAGGAACTGCCGTGGGAAACGGCGTGGGATGTCGCCACCCGCACGCTGGCGTACACCAATCACACCTTGATGCCGGAGGCGCTGGAGCGGTGGCCGGTGCCGCTGTTCGAGCGTGTCCTGCCGCGGCACCTGGAAATCGTCTACGAGATCAACGCGCGCTTCCTGCGCCACGTGGCCGAGCTGCATCCGGGCGATACGGACCGGCTCCGGCGCATGTCGCTGATCGAGGAAGGCGACGTCAAGCACGTGCGCATGGCCCACCTCGCCGTGGTCGGCAGTCACGCCGTGAACGGCGTGGCGCGTCTGCACTCGGACCTCGTGCGCACCCGGTTGCTGTCCGACTTCGCGCAACTCTGGCCGGATCGCTTCACGAACGTGACCAACGGCGTGACGCACCGCCGCTGGCTCCGGCAGTGCAACCCCGAGTTGGCCGCATGCCTGTCCGCGCGCATCGGCGACCGCTGGCTGCGGGACGCCGCGGAGTTGCGGCGGATCGAGGCGCATGCGGACGATCCGGGATTCCTCGATGAACTGCGCGGCATCAAGCGGCGGAACAAGGAACGGCTGGCGGCGCGGATACGGGATGCCCTCGGGGTGACCGCCGATCCGGATTCCCTGTTCGATGTCCAGGTCAAGCGCCTGCATGAATACAAGCGCCAGTTGCTGAACGTCCTGCATATCCTGTCGTTGTACCTGCGGTTGCGAGACGGCGTCGAGGCGGACCCCGTGCCGCGAACGTTTGTGTTCGGCGCCAAGGCCGCGCCGTCGTATTCGACCGCCAAGCACATCATCAAGCTGATCAACAACGTGGGCCGGATGCTCGAAGCGGACCGTCGCGTCCGCGACCGTCTGCGGGTGGTGTTCCTGCCGGACTACAACGTGTCGCTGGCGGAATGCATCATCCCGGCGGCGGACCTCTCCGAGCAGATCTCCACGGCGGGCACGGAGGCGTCCGGCACCGGGAACATGAAGCTGGCGCTGAACGGCGCGTTGACCATCGGCACGTGGGACGGGGCCAACATCGAGATCGCGGAAGCGGTGGGCCTCGACAACTTCTTCGTCTTCGGCCACCGGGTCGAAGACCTCGATGCCCTCCGGGCCACGTACGATCCGTCCGCGTGGATGGCCGGGGATCCCGAGCTCGCGGCGGTGCTGGATCTGCTGCGCGGAGACACGCTGAGTCCGGGGCGGGCCGGGCTGTTCGAAGGCCTGAGGGATGCGCTGACCGGGCGGGACTTCTTCTTCCACCTGGCGGACTTCCGGTCGTATGTCGAGACCCAGCGGCGGGTCTCGGATCTCTACCGATCGCCCGCCGCCTGGTCGCGCTGCGCGGCGCTGAACATCGCGCGCATGGGACGGTTTTCGAGCGATCGCGCGGTGGAAGAGTACGCCCGGAGTATCTGGAACCTGCGGCCGAAACGGATCGCAAAGCGGGAAGTCGGATCATGA
- a CDS encoding response regulator translates to MTERDPLLLRRSDAPGFETVLRRLGLEYDCRVAATLEETRGVLAQHPVPAAIVWHLPDAEDGLTYCRALRLAHPELKIILIAAGADQGRVIEAFNHGYLFRCLTEPVSPEALDDAIRAAIRQSEMERVQSLLIQNAAQIDRQVLSTPYWLYRLQTSTSTFVRALAGSVGVCAVTVLVVLLAGIGVFLLLYYVKSALGVDLFGDKHLKDFVP, encoded by the coding sequence ATGACGGAGAGGGACCCGCTGCTTCTACGCAGGTCTGATGCGCCGGGGTTCGAGACGGTGTTGCGACGGCTTGGCCTCGAATACGATTGCCGGGTTGCGGCCACCCTCGAAGAGACGCGCGGCGTCCTTGCGCAACACCCGGTTCCCGCGGCGATCGTCTGGCATCTTCCGGATGCGGAAGACGGCTTGACGTATTGTCGCGCCTTGCGCCTTGCCCATCCCGAACTCAAGATCATCCTGATTGCCGCCGGGGCCGATCAGGGCCGCGTGATCGAGGCATTCAATCACGGTTACCTGTTCCGCTGTCTGACGGAACCCGTGTCGCCGGAAGCGTTGGATGACGCCATCCGAGCCGCCATCCGTCAGTCGGAGATGGAGCGGGTTCAATCCCTGTTGATCCAAAACGCGGCGCAGATTGACCGCCAGGTTCTCTCGACACCCTACTGGCTTTATCGCCTTCAGACCTCGACCTCCACGTTCGTGCGCGCTCTGGCCGGCAGCGTGGGGGTTTGCGCTGTCACGGTTCTGGTTGTCCTGCTGGCCGGAATCGGCGTGTTCCTTCTGCTTTATTACGTCAAGTCGGCGCTGGGAGTCGACCTTTTCGGAGACAAACACTTGAAGGATTTCGTGCCGTGA
- a CDS encoding response regulator: MSGDKKTLDGHEQGPKGLFLDLIPGLAGRAEAFRGSDEFVDDAVLAAFERQMALTVAALRTAVDTTDEAGIRRQAHSLQGMGGAAGAPEISVVGEELSLAAKAGDFARCSALAAQLAAWTDMRGGAPADGRSPDVLPNAPDVRGRILIVDDEYPNRLYLRKLLTAQGATVLDAENGEQAVALARREAPDLALVDVMMPGLSGYEVCEKLKSDPATRDVTIIMVTARTTPEDVEHAFVLGAFDYIRKPFHARELLARARHALELKRQSDALRQWQTRMMREMDAAGALQRKLLAREPFFGDAVEIRFAHQASMSVGGDVFNAIPLPGDRVCFYVADVAGHGVAPAMIATLLKALVEDVAREQADRGPAAMCDDIHRRFRHYVTNPESYASLFIAILGTDGRCVAFNCGHPSPLLFDANGTVLPPLDDRGGMPIGLPDTGAVPAYDIADEIHVTLPPDAVIAAYSDGLIEARRRETADFCGLGNLSAMLTDALRHPDVVDPARAVFDRLTAAGYDLAQDDCTLLVVRALDPASFRLKRKIPPTHEAVAALAGEIESLLRKDGWPEESAGAAQLLAMEHGANVVDYGRLAPGERIEFQLRLLPMSAQLIFRDRGREWDFFERLAHTRRQPVDSARGRGLRIIEAIARHCDLIRADGCNTSCYHVSSSFRAEGGMDSGVE, from the coding sequence ATGAGCGGAGACAAGAAAACCCTGGATGGACACGAACAAGGACCCAAGGGATTGTTTCTCGATCTGATCCCGGGCCTGGCCGGACGCGCCGAGGCCTTTCGCGGCTCGGATGAATTCGTGGACGACGCGGTCCTGGCGGCATTCGAGCGGCAGATGGCCCTGACCGTGGCGGCGTTGCGAACCGCGGTGGACACGACCGATGAGGCGGGCATCCGCCGTCAGGCGCACTCCTTGCAGGGCATGGGCGGCGCGGCCGGCGCGCCGGAGATCTCCGTGGTCGGCGAGGAGTTGAGTCTGGCGGCCAAGGCGGGTGACTTTGCGCGTTGCTCGGCGCTGGCCGCGCAGCTTGCTGCTTGGACGGACATGCGCGGCGGCGCTCCTGCCGACGGGCGCTCGCCCGATGTCCTGCCGAACGCACCGGATGTCCGGGGGCGCATCCTGATTGTGGATGACGAATATCCGAACCGGCTTTATCTCCGCAAGCTGCTCACTGCGCAGGGAGCGACGGTGCTCGACGCCGAGAACGGCGAACAGGCGGTGGCGTTGGCCAGGCGGGAGGCGCCGGATCTGGCGCTCGTGGACGTGATGATGCCCGGCCTGTCGGGATATGAGGTGTGCGAAAAACTCAAGAGCGACCCGGCGACACGGGATGTCACGATCATCATGGTCACGGCCCGGACCACCCCGGAGGATGTCGAGCATGCGTTCGTGCTGGGCGCGTTCGACTACATTCGCAAGCCGTTTCATGCCCGGGAACTGCTGGCGCGCGCGCGCCACGCTTTGGAACTGAAGCGCCAGAGCGATGCGCTCCGCCAGTGGCAGACACGCATGATGCGCGAGATGGATGCCGCGGGCGCCTTGCAGCGCAAACTGCTCGCGCGGGAGCCTTTCTTCGGGGACGCCGTCGAAATCCGGTTCGCTCATCAGGCCAGTATGAGCGTGGGAGGCGACGTGTTCAATGCCATCCCCCTGCCCGGCGATCGGGTCTGCTTCTACGTGGCCGACGTGGCCGGCCATGGCGTCGCGCCGGCCATGATCGCCACCCTGCTCAAGGCCCTGGTGGAGGATGTCGCGCGCGAACAGGCCGACCGCGGGCCGGCGGCGATGTGCGACGACATCCATCGCCGTTTCCGCCATTACGTGACAAACCCGGAGTCCTACGCCTCGCTGTTTATCGCGATCCTTGGGACCGATGGCCGTTGCGTGGCATTCAACTGCGGACATCCGTCGCCGCTCCTGTTCGATGCGAACGGCACGGTTTTGCCACCCCTGGACGATCGCGGCGGGATGCCGATCGGCCTGCCGGATACCGGTGCGGTTCCCGCTTACGATATCGCTGACGAAATCCACGTCACCTTGCCCCCGGATGCCGTGATTGCCGCATATTCCGACGGATTGATCGAGGCGCGGCGCAGGGAGACGGCTGATTTTTGCGGGCTCGGCAACCTCTCCGCCATGCTCACGGACGCATTGCGACATCCCGACGTTGTGGATCCGGCGCGCGCCGTGTTCGACCGCCTGACGGCGGCGGGGTACGATCTGGCGCAGGACGATTGCACCTTGCTGGTGGTTCGCGCGCTCGATCCCGCATCCTTTCGGCTGAAGCGCAAGATTCCTCCGACCCATGAAGCCGTCGCGGCCCTCGCCGGGGAGATCGAGAGCCTCTTGCGGAAAGATGGATGGCCTGAAGAAAGCGCCGGCGCCGCGCAGTTGCTGGCCATGGAGCACGGGGCCAATGTCGTGGACTATGGCCGGTTGGCGCCGGGGGAACGCATCGAGTTCCAACTCCGCCTGCTGCCCATGAGCGCCCAGCTCATCTTCCGTGATCGCGGGCGGGAATGGGATTTTTTCGAGCGGCTGGCGCATACGCGGCGACAGCCCGTTGATTCGGCGCGCGGACGCGGGTTGCGTATCATCGAGGCCATCGCCCGGCATTGCGACTTGATTCGGGCAGACGGATGCAATACTTCTTGTTATCATGTAAGTAGTTCCTTTCGGGCGGAAGGCGGGATGGATTCGGGAGTTGAATGA
- a CDS encoding STAS domain-containing protein encodes MNMRMEIRNGKGVATVNGPLNAAGVDTFREQMQKWMAEHETIEQIVLDAGEMDYIDSAGLGVLIALLKRVTERGGDIRIARLGNKARMVFEITRAFKIFEIFDTVEEALGAEA; translated from the coding sequence ATGAACATGCGCATGGAGATTCGGAATGGGAAAGGGGTCGCCACGGTCAACGGTCCGTTGAATGCCGCCGGCGTGGATACGTTCCGGGAGCAGATGCAGAAGTGGATGGCCGAGCATGAGACGATCGAACAGATCGTGCTGGACGCGGGGGAGATGGACTACATCGACAGCGCCGGACTGGGTGTGCTGATCGCGTTACTGAAACGCGTGACAGAGCGCGGCGGTGACATCCGGATCGCCCGCCTGGGCAATAAGGCTCGCATGGTGTTCGAGATCACCCGCGCGTTCAAGATCTTCGAGATCTTCGACACGGTGGAGGAGGCGCTCGGAGCGGAGGCATGA